aaaaaggcgTTGAGAGTGACATCTGTAATATAGGCTAGCAGATCAACAGAGTACATATACCTGCCTGCGCACTGAAATTTTCAAACCATAATAAACAATTTAAGTCCTCTCTGAACTTTCTCTAAGGGATTGACCATCACAAGCACTACACAGTGCTCTCAGAAGATAAAGCAGctaagaaaaatcaaaatttaattGCATCTCTTGGGGAATATCATTTTAGTTTACTGATTGATAACTGTGATTATTTGCAGTTCATAATGATAAGTACAATATCAATGAAATTTAAAGATAGAAAGCAATGAGAAATGTATGTCTTccccaacctaaacaattcctTTATTCATGACTATGTAATCAGGTATTAAGCACAGGTTAGAGACACAGTGCTCTATTATATACTTTACAACTGAGCTCCTGTCTTCTGAGTAGGCAGAACATTGCTTTTTAAATGGACATGCTACCTGCCTTTTCCTTCAGGATCCATTATATTTTTATGGAGTAAGTTCCAATATTCCTGCTTAGtgtcctcagcactgctgctgtcagtcTCTGACTATGAATATATTGCATCCAGATTTGCTAcctgttttttttgtttgtttgtttgtttgtttttttggggtttttttttgtttgttttggttttttggggtttttttttgttggtaaGTCATTCATGGAAGCAATAAAATTCAGCATGTTTGCTTCTTACTTGGTTGTAGACTGTCACTAACCTAATATATAGTTTTACCTGGCTTTTGGCTATGCCAAGAGAACTCCATTGACATTTAGCTGGTAACTTGCAGGGACATAACATATTTTGACATGCTACAAAATGCTGTGAAAACTAATGgcaaattacagaaatattatATATCCagctctatttttattttaaatgtcaaGTGCAAGTACATACCATCCATCATTGTCTCTGTCATAAGTACTGAAGTACATGCCATTGTGAATGGTCATTGTCCTGTTTTCTCCATGCAGTTGGGAAGCTCCGTCCATCAGTGCATTGCCTGCAGTGCCTTTGTAGTTACTAACAGAAAGCTGATACTTGTTTCCTTCATTCTGTATGGTGAAACCTCCATAATGAGCCGATACTTTATCACCATTCCAGTCCTCCATTTCAATTAGAACTTCAGTGGGCCCTATTTTGGTAAGCTGGCTGATCTTGTCATTTCCAAGCCAATATTCACCTGAGAAGCAACAAGTGAGAGCTCTGTGAAACAGACTTCGCAATTTACTTCAAGGCAACTTTATTATTTGCCTATAGGTCTGCTGGAGCAGAttagttaattttaaaaatatctaagaGCTtcaaaaaatagaagaaaatggtTTCAGTAAGAACAGCTCTTTGCATTTTGTGCTCGGTGTTTTACCTGGTGTATCACAGTAGTTCTTCCCTCCACTCTTTGCAACATTTCCAAATCCTTTTTTATATTGATCCCACACTCTTCCGAAATTAACACTGCCGTCCTGGCGGTTCTGAATCAGAGTCCAGCCTGCAGAAGCAAGAGTATTTAGATTAAATTACCAGTACAAAAGGAGCATCTGACACTAAGATACAGCCCTTTTAACTTCAcctcaggagcagaggagcatATGGCTTCCTTGCAGCATGTCCTTTCACTGCTTTTGAGCTCAGCTTTGCCCCTTTTGCTCACACTTAAGTAGAACCTTGCTTCATAAGGAAAGGTGGAAAAAGCAGAACTTGAAGGACAGCCCTGGTCTTTTGTCAAGTGACAGGATAAGAAATGAGCCAGGCTGTCGTTCTCTGCCCATCTATGCAAATCCATGATGGTCATAGTGAGATACATACACAATTTATTTCCAGTTTCACTACAGAAGTATCCTATTCTGCATCAGCAGATGAACTCAACAAGACTTCTCTGAACAAGTCAATCAGATTTAATTATCAAGTAATTACAAAAGataaaatttcatatttctttttataaaatacaaattactAATTTGATTTTTTGGTAGCATTGGTAAATCAATATTATAACAACATAGTTATTTCACACTAACCTCCATTGTctgtttccatgtcacagtACACTCTGTATGGCTTGACAAAAGGATCTGGCTGGATGAGGTACATTTCAGATGTCTCACCTCCCTTTCTGATGATATCCTCACACTCTGCAAGAATAAAACAGATACTAGTACTGAAAGATCTGTGAACTTGAACAGTTTTCTTatctttttgtttgctgttatatgggaacattttaaattatctatagataatattttactttcattttgATTTCTGTAATACATCAAGTGAAAGAATAATGGAAGAAAGAATACTGCACTACGCAgcttttccaaagagaaatttCTGAAACTTCAAACTAAGTGATGCAACACTGTATACCTTACAATGACTTTTTGAACTAGGCAAGCCTTTGAAAGAAGAACCTTTCTTGACTGAAAGAAATCAAGAGTACAGCTATGATAGTCACAAAAGCATCACTTCCACCTTACAAAGGCCCTGAAGCACATATTTCTCTAAAATCCAACTGATCACTTATGAAGACTGATATTGGATAAGAGGGTCTTTGGTCTGACCAGCATAATCcagaaaagttttatttttttttcacctagGATTTCCATCTTTCCTAATACCCTAATCAATTGTACAGGCTTCAGATGCATCAATTTGCACAGTGACATAAACTGGAGAAAAGATGTCATTAGAGTTGAATGAGTACCTTTGCCTGAAACCACAGGAATATTACAGGAAACAGTACATGGGGAACGGCAGTAGTCCACCTGGGTTGCAATGGCATTTTCCAGTTTCTGTATCTTTTTATGTAAAGAATCCACAACTGCACGAAGGACCCTGAGGCTAGATGGGATGTTATTGTCCAGATTATCCTTTATATAATTATACTGCAATTCCACTTCTGTGTTGTACTGAGAAAGTAAATCATCATTGTCTAGAAGAGCAAAGAGATGAAAAGCAGATTAGTTTTCAACATATTTCCCAGTTAGGAAATGAAGAAGAGCAGTTTATAAGTACAATTTGAGATGCCActaggaaggaaggcaggaagggcATTTCTTTTGCTTACTTTTCCACAGTGTGCAAAAACTGTGCAGATACTCTCAGGGAAGTGGTCCATGTGTACTGCTGTTTCTTTGCTAGCTAATAGGTTTATCAATGGTGCTTTACTCTGCCAAAGAGCAGTAATTCCCTTCTTTCTGGAGAGCCATGGTGCCAATCCAGAGGTTGGTCATAAATGGATTGGATGGACATAGGAAAACAGGTAAGGGGAACATGTGAATGATTTACATTTAGAGGGCTCATAAGAATCTTGCCTTAGCATGAAATCCATTCCTTCGCCTCTCTCAAAGGATGTTTTTTAAGATTTAAGAGGTCACGGTCACAGAATCCTGCTTTGCTAGATAGTCCatggtatttttaattttttaaagaagtcCTACTAAAAAGTAATTGTAGGAATGCCAATAAAACTTCAATACCATCTACACTAGTAGTTCACAGAAGTAGCAtaccttttctttgtttttgcgTCTTTACCAATTTATCTTCTAGAACAGTCACATATTCGTGGAAAGTTAAGGAGCTCTCCGAAAGAGAGTTCACTTTAACTTTTAGATCATTAATAACTGGTTTCActgatttttcctgttttagcAGTAGAGTTCGCAGCTCACATCCAGTTGGACACAGCACTCccttaaaagaaggaaaaaaggctgTGAATAAAAGTAAAGAAGTTCTAGACCCATCCGTGAACAGCCATACCTTTGAACACAGCAAAGAGTTTGTCATGAGAGAACAGGTATTTAAGCATCTAGATAAGCTTTAacaaacttcattttttgttgTGAGCCTCCACACTCAAACTTGTGCTCAGTCACTAAGATGcctctcagcagtgctgcagcttgcATTTTCCAGCAGGGATCATGGCAAGGCAGCAAGGGGTGTGCTGGCTGCCAAGCATGCTCGTACgcagtgagagctgcagcagtgactgAGGGTAGAGTAGAATTACATTTTGAAACGAATTTTAATAAAGACATGGgaggatggggtttttttggtccCTAGGTTTCCTCAAGATTGTCTGAAACTGAATCCAGCACTTCTGCAGAGGTTTTTCCTGTCCTGAACAATTACCTATGCAAAATCAGGCAGAAGGGGCAAGCTAACCCACAGATACTTCCTTTCCTGGTTTACAGTTCAACTCTCTTCCCCCCATCTTGTCATTAGTAGGCTGACTCCGCCGCTAATCCCATGGACTCTGACATATCACCCTTCTGACTGCAGTCCCAGCAAACCTAAGCAGAGCGAAGAAAAGCTGGTCTGCTTTAAATGAATGGCCGTGCTTTATTTGGCAAGGGAAACTCCCGCGTGGGGCGCGCTGGAAGGAAAGGGCACTATGTCaccagctgcctcagcagccaGACACCCACCAGCTCGTCCAGCGCTCGCTGGCAGCCCCCGGCATCAGGATAGACGGTCcgctccttcttctcctccgcCTTGCCCCGCTTCGGGGGCCGGGGCCGGTACCCGCTGCCGCTGATGGGAGGCGCCACGGGCCGCAGCGGCGGCGCCGTCTCCACCCTCTTGTCCACGGGGCGGTGGCCGCGAACGTCAACCACGGGGCTCTCATCCTGCACGGCCAGGGAGAGAGAAACTCTCTGAATGTGGGATTGCCGCTGCCAAACGGGCTGCACGCGGTGGAGCATCCGTTCAGCACTCTTTAGTATTTTAAACAGCAAGGAAAAGCGGGGAATGGAATGAAAAAGCCATAATGGAAATGTTGTATGACATTATGCAAGTCGTTGCCATTATGTAAAGGTCATTGCTATCCCCTCCCTTGTAAGACTAGTCACACTCTTCACACCTAGATAAAAATTCTTCAAACCACagtaaaattatacttcaataACAATTTTTGACCAAGGAATAAATCTTACATAGTTCAGCGCTACTAAGCACCATGAAACTTGAAGTAGTAGGCTACCAAAAAAATTAGACATCCAAGGGGCTAAGAAGTGTATTCAGCAGCACATTTTCAGTGTCTCAGTTTTTTATTGGGCTACAGGAATATTTGTAAGGTCTCAGAAAATCATGCTACTGTCAAATACATCATCAGGTCTCAAGCCACGTACCCGCTGTTAACTGGTGAAATTAGGAAAACCATTTAATAACATTTCTCAGAGTAGGTTTGTAGAGCTCTCTGACGCATACATTCCCCATATCTGGCAGAAACAGCAAAGTCTAGGAGGATGAGCAAGAGACAGGCCTGGTCCCTAAGCATTGTTTCAAACAAAACCATTCGAATTAATAGTTGTTTGAGCTGCTGAATCAAAACCTACAGCCGTTTCCAATCCCACTGAGACTTAGCTCCAAATAACAAACTTTTGAAAGGATCCAGCATCAGAGGCTTCAAGTAGTTTCAAAAATAAGCAGCATACAATACACAGAATTGCTGAAAATTATTTAACACATTAGTGTTATCAGTAGTCAATGTGCAGACACAAGTGCTCAGATTATCAGAAAGTGTGACCAATTCAATTTTTACAGGGATTTTCAAACAATAAAGAAGTGCACCAAAATTCTAAATTGTGTTtcccactgaaatattttacttaaacgaaaatatatatattaaatcattattttatatttattctcattgcttttccttctgtttcgCAATTGTACCTCTTAATTTCCAGTGTTAAGCTGTATAAACTGGTAGTTTGTTTAGTTTCAGTTTTTTAATGTCTACTGACTCTTCAGAAAAGATTTAACTGTCTTTGAGACAGGATATGATTTATTACACACTTCTACTCCTTTTTACCTAATACTAATTGTAATATCATATGTCAACATTGCTAAATTAGTATCCTTAAATAAACTCAGCTAAATAACTGATCTTACCATCAAACATTCTTCATTCcctgcagaaaaagaaatagaaagaaaatatctcCAAACTCAGAAGATAGCTATTGTGGGGTTACAtataaaaagttaattttttgaCCAATTCAATCGGAAAAGGAATATGCACTGGATTATCTTTTCCCACAACTTCTAATTTAGCTAACTTATATAAGCTGAGGAAGTCATGCAtgcaattaaattaaattaattattaatgaCTAATTATtaatcaatatcagtattacAACCTCTTCGTCATAGTCAAGAGAGCCCTGGGACTGAACGgaggacacacagagcaggaacagcaggagcAGTTTCATGGTGCTGGCTTGCTTGAGCAGCTCAGGGATCTCCTCTTTTCATCAGCTCTGACAGGGACAGGTCACCTCTGttcttttatatatatgcaGCAGCACTAATTTCCAGCTTCACAGCGATAGGGTCAACCCTTCTGAGCAATCAGAGTCTCTGTTAATATTCAACTCTTCACTCTGTGCCTGAATACATCAGTTGTTGAGCAATTCCTCTGGAAAACTCTTATCTATATGTCCCAGAGACCTCTGTTGATGCTGGCATCAAATACATGTTCAGATCCCTAAAAGCACCTCTTGCTCAGATTACACAAGGTTATCATTTTCTCAAAAATCACAAGTGTGTtaaagcagctggaaaagggaatggtcaaagaaaaaaactttattaGATGTCATGTTGTGAtggcttctttttctttccctactGAATGTTTCAGAAATATGCTATTAAATGTGAAGACAACTCACATCATacagatttctgcatttttctaaCTAGTTTCATGGTGCCTGATAGGTATGCAAATCTTTGGGTCTTTTAacacaaaagtgaaaaaaaaaggtacattATATTCATTACATTAATAATTTTGCATAAAATCAATGTTTTGATTTATTAAAGATCAGATTAATACTGTAAGCATAAGCCAATATTATTCCATTAATATAGCTCTGGGATATTGTAAATGAActaaaataattcaattttatatattaatttgctagttttcttttttaatacaaaaattacatctttcaaatattatttgaatgttttaaataatcttttaaGGGAACACAGCATGAAGTTACTTGAAATCATAACGAAATACTCAAACATACTTTCTAATGTTTTATAGGAAGTTGCATATCACTGCTCTCATATTAGCAGAGTTTCAACATTTCAGTGTGTTTATATCCTGTGATTTTCTTTGGCATTACAGATGACTATAATGTactgaattaaattaaattaaagtgGGAGCCAGCACACTTTTCTGAAGTCAATCATATCAATGTCTGAACCAATGAAGGGATGCAAACTGTGGTCTGAGCTTCCATTTCAAAGACTGACTTGATGGAGAGGAGGATTTTACGGGAAGCAAAGTTAAGAACAGCTAAAATTTATTGGTTAGGCTTTTTCCTGTATTTGTGCTGTTGTCAGAATTCTAGTAAACTATGGAGATTTGCAAAATATGAAACCTGTTTAACCTGACTGGTTTAATTATTAAACAGTTTGGGCCCAAATCAGCCATGGCTCAAGGAGCTGAAACTCCACTGAATTTGATCTCCAGCATGAGGACATCACCATCACTATTAGATTTGGAAGAACACAAACTTCTCCCTACAGACACTAAGAAATCTGTCTAAGGCCAAAAGTAACATAATTAACAAGTTATCACCACTTATGGATGCTAGCCAAGATGTTATCATTGATTTCGGGAATATCCTAACTTTAACTACAGTTTTCCCTCCATTTACCTCTGAGGGAAGTTCAGCCACCCTCATCTTACAGATGGAAGGGATCTAGTCCTTGAACTTTTGCCCAGGGCTTACAAGAAGCCTGTGGTACAGTGGAACTACAACTAGGCCTCACTATTCCTGAGCTGGAAACACAAATTATCCCAGTTCAGTTCACAAAAAtcttaattaaatattaataatatcaAGTGATATTTGTGGTAAATCTGACTTGAAATGATCAGCATGTTCTGCAGTAATTTATGGTGTCCTCCTCCAGGTATTAAGCTCTCTTTAGCTCCTGATGGAGAGCCCTGGTTGTGTTTGTGCAGAGGCTGTCAGAGACTGAATGACAAGGGTTGGTGCAGGAGCCGCCAAGCCAACTGCAGAGCCCCATCATGGGAAACCCCCAGGCTTGTTCTGCCTTCAGATGGGATTTCCCCTTTGAAACTCAGCCTTTGACCCCTCAGCTCCAGTACCTTTCATTGGCTTCCCCTGGAGAGTTGGGTGGTGGTGTCTCCATGGGCATTCTCCATGAGCAACACGTGCATGTCATACCCCAGCAGGCTGGCGGCTTCGCGCCAAATGACCAGACACCTCAGGGCAGGGAGCGTGGGACTGTCCATCTGGTGAGCAAGGGCCTTGTCTGCACTGCAGAGGCTGTGCCTGGAGACTTTTATCAGCAAAAACGGTCCAAATTTGGACTGGCGTACAGAGGAGTCTATCCTGGCAAACATACACGCATGCAGGAAAGCATTTTGGCAGCAGAAGTTCATCTCCATTAGCATCTTGGTTGTGAGATGTGATTTAACTCTCATGCTTGCAACCATTACAGTCAGGCTGACACTTTATAAGGATTGAATAAAGCCTTATGAAGAAGCAAAACTATAGCTtaaatttcttctaaaaatgGTATCAAAGAAGCGCTCTCTTCAAAAACAGAAGAACCTCTCTTCCTTCATACTCCCTCCTCCAATTCACGTGGTTGATGAGAAGAGCTAATGTGGTGGTGACACCACAGCATGTCTGCTGGAAACTGCAATAGTGTGTTCCCAGAGCTAATGGGGTGGTGACACCATAGCATGTCTGCTGGAAACTGCAATAGTGTGTTCCCAGAGCTAATGGGGTGGTGACACCACAGCATGTCTGCTGGAAACTGCAATAGTGTGTTCCCAGAGCTAATGTGGTCGTGACACCACAGCATGTCTGCTGGAAACTGCAATAGTGTGTTCCCAGAGCTAATGGGGTGGTGACACCACAGCATGTCTGCTGGAAACTGCAATAGTGTGTTCCCAGAGCTAATGGGGTGGTGATACCACAGCATGTCTGCTGGAAACTGCAATAATACTCCATGGACCTGTTGGTGTTCCAGAACACCCCTGTGTACAGCATTTTTTACTAAAAAGGCACTTACTGgcagaggtgtgtgtgtgttttgagGAACTGTTTGCTCGGTGCCCTTGTGTTTGTAGTGCTGGCCAGTGATGCAACCCTCTTTACACAAACCCCCTGACCCAGGACAGGCACGATCACCAGATCACGGCTCTTCAGAGCTGGATGGATCCCCAGAAGAGGTCTTGGGGAACAGAACCTTCTTGGCTTACACTGAGTTATAGtgtttcaatttaaaaatagcTGTTGATTTGGAAATGTCCTTTTAAACCACTAGTGTTGTAACAGTGTCATCCTATGAAAAGAATATTGTGAACCTAAATGTTCACCTCCACTGAGATGAacatccttttttcttctttgcttttacTGGTAGCAAATATTA
This sequence is a window from Melospiza georgiana isolate bMelGeo1 chromosome 5, bMelGeo1.pri, whole genome shotgun sequence. Protein-coding genes within it:
- the FGB gene encoding fibrinogen beta chain; the encoded protein is MKLLLLFLLCVSSVQSQGSLDYDEEDESPVVDVRGHRPVDKRVETAPPLRPVAPPISGSGYRPRPPKRGKAEEKKERTVYPDAGGCQRALDELGVLCPTGCELRTLLLKQEKSVKPVINDLKVKVNSLSESSLTFHEYVTVLEDKLVKTQKQRKDNDDLLSQYNTEVELQYNYIKDNLDNNIPSSLRVLRAVVDSLHKKIQKLENAIATQVDYCRSPCTVSCNIPVVSGKECEDIIRKGGETSEMYLIQPDPFVKPYRVYCDMETDNGGWTLIQNRQDGSVNFGRVWDQYKKGFGNVAKSGGKNYCDTPGEYWLGNDKISQLTKIGPTEVLIEMEDWNGDKVSAHYGGFTIQNEGNKYQLSVSNYKGTAGNALMDGASQLHGENRTMTIHNGMYFSTYDRDNDGWLTADPSKQCSKQDGGGWWYNRCHSANPNGRYYWGGAYSWDMAKHGTDDGVVWMNWKGSWYSMKKMSMKIRPYFPH